Proteins found in one Bremerella volcania genomic segment:
- the lipA gene encoding lipoyl synthase, which produces MIDSSDIPSPDSGRRLPRWLKRNIPKGDPGHKTTNLMKELGLETVCEEAKCPNRMECYSQQTATFMILGAICTRACSFCSVSRGAPQELSDDEPERLAEAAYRLGLKHVVITSVTRDDLPDGGADHYFRCIEAVRERTGASIEVLTPDFIDSKEALARVLEAKPEVFNHNTETVPRLYRRVRGPKSVYSWTLELLKRVKEIAPETKTKSGLMLGLGETREELLDTLADLRDADVDFLTLGQYLQPDQKRYLPVVRYLRPEEFDELGHQAKSMGFLKVASGPFVRSSYHARDMAESF; this is translated from the coding sequence ATAATCGACTCGTCCGATATTCCGTCGCCTGATTCTGGGCGACGACTTCCCCGCTGGCTCAAGCGGAATATCCCCAAAGGAGATCCCGGCCACAAAACGACCAACTTGATGAAGGAGTTGGGGCTGGAGACGGTTTGCGAGGAAGCAAAGTGCCCCAATCGCATGGAGTGCTATTCGCAGCAGACCGCGACTTTCATGATCTTGGGGGCCATTTGCACGCGTGCTTGCAGCTTCTGCTCGGTCTCTCGAGGTGCTCCTCAGGAGCTTTCCGACGACGAGCCGGAGCGATTGGCCGAGGCCGCCTATCGATTAGGTCTCAAGCACGTCGTGATCACTTCAGTGACGCGAGATGACCTGCCGGACGGTGGTGCCGATCACTACTTCCGCTGCATCGAAGCGGTCCGAGAAAGGACCGGGGCCTCGATCGAAGTCCTCACCCCGGACTTTATCGATTCCAAAGAAGCCTTGGCTCGCGTTCTGGAAGCGAAGCCGGAAGTCTTCAATCACAACACTGAGACGGTACCAAGACTTTATCGCCGAGTCCGCGGGCCGAAGTCGGTCTATTCTTGGACATTAGAACTCTTGAAGCGGGTCAAAGAGATCGCTCCGGAGACAAAGACCAAGAGCGGATTGATGCTGGGGTTGGGTGAGACGCGGGAAGAACTACTGGACACTTTGGCAGATCTGCGGGACGCGGACGTTGATTTCCTGACGCTCGGTCAGTACTTGCAGCCTGACCAGAAGCGATATCTGCCGGTGGTTCGCTATCTTCGCCCGGAAGAGTTCGATGAGTTGGGCCACCAGGCAAAGAGCATGGGCTTTTTGAAAGTTGCCAGTGGTCCTTTCGTGCGAAGTAGCTACCATGCTCGCGACATGGCCGAGAGCTTCTAG
- a CDS encoding lipoyl(octanoyl) transferase LipB, whose protein sequence is MEIIEFQSSDLLRPQPTVIDFHHMGIVDFDQCIALQKRLVYESGGRDDGHITCLLCEHPPLISIGRAGSRRHIRLTTQEMRRRKLEMRWIGRGGACVAHTPGQLAVYPIVPLKYYGWSVGEYLQRLQNGLLDTAREFEVPSYKRPGRFGLWGRSGMLAAIGVAVQNWITSHGAFLNVSCGPHSQVGVEANPAELACPGDPATMSSLLEETETCPTIGEVARSVAYHLAQRFEAAQAVWHSSHPLFSEVVKQTRDRTRQAAS, encoded by the coding sequence GTGGAAATAATCGAATTTCAGTCTTCTGATTTGCTCCGGCCGCAGCCGACCGTCATCGATTTCCATCACATGGGAATCGTCGACTTCGATCAGTGCATCGCTTTGCAAAAACGTCTCGTTTATGAGTCGGGGGGACGCGACGACGGTCACATTACCTGCCTACTTTGCGAACATCCACCGCTGATTAGTATAGGCCGAGCAGGCTCGCGACGACATATCCGCTTGACCACACAAGAGATGCGCCGCCGCAAGCTCGAAATGCGATGGATCGGACGTGGTGGTGCCTGTGTTGCCCACACGCCTGGCCAATTGGCCGTCTATCCGATCGTACCGCTTAAGTATTACGGTTGGTCTGTCGGCGAATACCTCCAACGTTTGCAAAATGGACTCTTGGACACGGCTCGTGAGTTTGAGGTTCCCAGCTATAAACGACCCGGTCGATTCGGCCTGTGGGGACGAAGCGGCATGCTGGCAGCTATCGGCGTCGCTGTGCAGAACTGGATTACCAGCCACGGAGCATTTCTGAATGTCAGCTGCGGACCCCACAGTCAGGTGGGTGTTGAGGCTAATCCCGCAGAGCTTGCCTGTCCCGGAGATCCTGCCACGATGAGCAGTCTCCTGGAAGAAACAGAGACGTGCCCTACAATAGGTGAGGTCGCACGGAGTGTGGCGTACCATTTGGCGCAACGGTTCGAGGCCGCCCAGGCAGTCTGGCACTCGAGCCATCCTCTGTTTTCTGAAGTAGTCAAGCAAACCCGTGATCGAACCCGCCAAGCAGCCAGTTGA
- a CDS encoding TVP38/TMEM64 family protein yields MRTFLKILILFAVVLAIPIVPFVIWGHWLEQAARAWEETQPRPMVMAIVLFGLLALDVLLPVPSSLVNTLAGAKLGVFTGATVCFAGLTVGAAIGFGLAKLAGPPLQRRWLADADAQSLKKFAENWGVVTLVITRALPILAEAAVVLLGVQGLSWRKFWPPVLLANAGIALAYSAFGNLAAQQEWLVVALAISAGLPLLLTFLVRRWLQTAEKKEIA; encoded by the coding sequence ATGCGGACATTCCTGAAAATACTGATCCTGTTTGCCGTGGTGTTGGCAATTCCCATCGTCCCATTTGTGATTTGGGGGCACTGGCTGGAACAAGCAGCCCGAGCATGGGAGGAAACCCAACCCAGGCCGATGGTTATGGCGATCGTACTATTCGGATTGCTGGCGCTGGACGTGCTGTTGCCCGTCCCCTCGAGCCTGGTTAACACGTTAGCAGGGGCCAAATTGGGGGTTTTTACCGGGGCAACGGTATGTTTCGCCGGCCTTACCGTGGGGGCTGCGATCGGATTTGGCCTCGCTAAATTGGCGGGTCCGCCCCTTCAGCGAAGATGGTTGGCCGACGCTGACGCCCAAAGTTTAAAAAAGTTTGCCGAAAACTGGGGAGTGGTCACTTTGGTGATCACCAGGGCCTTGCCGATCCTCGCCGAGGCAGCCGTCGTGCTGCTGGGGGTTCAAGGACTTTCCTGGCGAAAATTCTGGCCGCCTGTCCTTTTGGCCAATGCGGGAATCGCGCTGGCTTACTCCGCTTTCGGAAACCTGGCGGCCCAGCAGGAGTGGCTGGTCGTTGCCTTGGCAATCTCGGCCGGGCTCCCTCTACTGCTTACCTTCCTGGTACGCCGTTGGTTGCAAACAGCCGAGAAGAAGGAAATCGCCTAA
- a CDS encoding L-threonylcarbamoyladenylate synthase — translation MPATVIDVKAADDRRDVVHRAVQALAEGQLVAFPTETVYGLAASALNPQAIHDLRHAKGRPETNPFSLCVSGADTLWDYVPNASPLMCRLARRCWPGPVTLVMPCDEGSVVSQFAPDVQQAVSPSGLVGLRVPAHDLIAQAMHFLPGPLALTSANLSGQPDAIHGKEVVEALGDRVGLILDDGKCRYGQPSSVVKVEGNHFQMLRQGVVSESVLNHLSSYFVLFVCTGNTCRSPMAEVVMQKHLADKIGTTIDQLDQKGILVASAGIAAYPGGRAAPEAIHILGARSLDLNGHASQPLSDRLVEQADLILTMTAGHRDAILARWPEARDRIQTLSSDGRDIADPIGGSEDVYRQCLEQIESEIKQRVKDLDLDNLLPS, via the coding sequence TTGCCCGCCACTGTCATTGACGTAAAAGCAGCTGACGACCGCAGAGACGTCGTCCATCGTGCCGTTCAGGCATTGGCCGAAGGGCAGCTCGTGGCTTTTCCGACCGAAACCGTTTATGGCTTGGCCGCTTCGGCGCTGAACCCTCAGGCGATTCACGACCTTCGCCACGCCAAGGGGCGCCCGGAAACGAACCCTTTCAGCTTATGCGTTTCCGGTGCGGACACGCTGTGGGATTACGTCCCCAACGCTTCGCCGCTGATGTGCCGGTTGGCGCGTCGCTGTTGGCCGGGGCCGGTCACTTTGGTGATGCCATGCGACGAAGGCTCGGTCGTTTCTCAGTTTGCCCCCGATGTTCAACAGGCCGTCTCGCCCAGTGGGCTGGTCGGCCTACGAGTTCCGGCTCATGACCTGATCGCCCAAGCGATGCACTTCTTGCCAGGTCCGTTGGCATTAACGAGCGCTAATCTGTCTGGGCAACCCGATGCGATTCATGGAAAAGAGGTCGTAGAGGCACTGGGAGATCGGGTAGGATTAATTTTGGACGATGGCAAGTGCCGGTATGGGCAACCTTCCAGCGTCGTCAAAGTGGAAGGCAATCACTTCCAAATGTTACGTCAAGGTGTCGTTTCGGAGAGTGTCTTGAATCACCTGAGCAGCTACTTTGTCTTGTTTGTATGTACCGGAAATACTTGTCGTAGCCCTATGGCCGAAGTGGTCATGCAGAAACATCTGGCAGACAAAATCGGCACCACCATCGATCAATTGGATCAGAAAGGGATTTTGGTCGCATCGGCTGGGATCGCCGCCTATCCTGGAGGTCGGGCGGCACCCGAGGCGATTCACATCCTGGGTGCTCGCAGTTTGGATTTAAATGGCCACGCGAGCCAGCCCTTAAGCGACCGACTGGTCGAACAAGCCGACCTGATTTTGACGATGACAGCCGGACATCGCGACGCGATTTTGGCGCGTTGGCCGGAAGCACGTGACCGAATTCAAACGTTAAGCAGCGATGGCCGCGACATTGCCGATCCGATTGGAGGTTCGGAAGATGTTTATCGCCAGTGTCTTGAACAAATCGAATCCGAAATCAAGCAACGGGTCAAAGACCTCGACTTGGACAATCTCCTTCCTTCCTAG
- the smpB gene encoding SsrA-binding protein SmpB: MAKKSKATKKEENKNEKSIGENRKARHEYQILEHLECGIQLTGSEVKSLRDGKLQLAESFAHVVNGEVFLVNCEISPYTNSSEYLNHEARRKRKLLLHKREIIKFAQKSEEKGLTLVPLKMYFKQGRAKVLLGIGRGRQMHDKREKLKKDVAKRDIDRAMKRG; this comes from the coding sequence GTGGCCAAGAAGTCAAAAGCTACGAAAAAAGAAGAAAACAAGAACGAGAAGAGCATCGGCGAGAACCGCAAGGCTCGGCATGAATACCAGATACTGGAGCACCTGGAATGTGGTATTCAACTGACCGGCAGCGAGGTGAAGAGCCTTCGCGACGGCAAACTTCAATTGGCGGAATCGTTTGCCCACGTAGTCAATGGTGAGGTCTTTCTGGTCAATTGCGAGATCTCGCCCTACACGAATTCCAGCGAGTATCTCAATCACGAGGCCCGGCGGAAGCGTAAACTGCTGCTGCACAAACGCGAGATCATCAAGTTTGCCCAGAAAAGCGAAGAGAAAGGGCTGACTCTCGTGCCTCTGAAGATGTACTTCAAACAGGGACGCGCCAAGGTCTTGCTCGGCATCGGCCGCGGTAGGCAAATGCACGACAAGCGGGAGAAACTCAAGAAAGACGTCGCCAAACGCGATATCGATCGAGCCATGAAACGGGGGTAA
- the rpiB gene encoding ribose 5-phosphate isomerase B, whose product MKIAIGSDHRGYEVKTKIIEHLKKLGHESVDCGAHDCNSIDYPDIATAVAEKIVSGEVDRGILICGSGIGMAITANKFPGVRAATCHDDLTAEMSRRHNNVNVMCLSADLLGERLIDRMVDLWITTEFEKGRHQRRVDKISEVEKRFSKGK is encoded by the coding sequence ATGAAAATCGCGATTGGAAGTGATCATCGTGGGTACGAAGTAAAAACGAAGATCATCGAGCATCTTAAAAAGCTAGGGCACGAATCAGTCGACTGCGGTGCCCACGACTGCAACAGCATCGACTATCCCGATATCGCTACGGCGGTGGCAGAAAAGATCGTTAGCGGGGAAGTGGACCGCGGCATTCTGATTTGTGGTTCCGGCATCGGCATGGCGATTACCGCCAACAAGTTCCCAGGCGTCCGGGCCGCGACCTGCCACGATGATTTGACCGCTGAGATGAGCCGGCGGCACAACAATGTCAATGTGATGTGCCTATCCGCCGACCTGCTGGGCGAACGCCTGATCGATCGCATGGTCGACCTGTGGATCACGACCGAATTCGAGAAGGGACGCCATCAGCGGCGCGTCGACAAGATCAGCGAAGTCGAAAAGCGATTCTCCAAAGGCAAGTAG
- a CDS encoding DUF11 domain-containing protein has translation MKNIYLRLAVIGGVVALGATAIGQSMMASRDPDPEPIEISQIPPGTSQQQLAASFPDSQVVLASNDTPAEESSGTPTPAKPPVTTPTPTPAARFSISDSEEPAQPAPAAANPAATGEGSAPPSRFSRFLGNSSANPAASDTAASAPAAASTTTGSRFSIGDSPTPAAGNPAAEEGTNPAASSPPMPPGPQSFATDAAAPTPANPASMSPPPVRFQTGVAAAAENVAGQVQDTANTIAAEANGAAEEASAAVRGAVENTNNRFSSMVNSATQSISDQAGAVADSVNEQLPQSVPVQPRFSSNVGDGQSPTAADPMSPTPPNPTRFSATNTATNTPQPSVMGSAAPPSYGQTRGFSASASPPPAAMVEQPQPTYQETPQPQPTRFSQPPQIASLPSAAEGAMVSARPGDIHLEGDQQPSIRLEKVAPPEVQVGKVTTFEVHVENNGQVDASNVIIRDMVPAGTKLVSTSPQAQQGADGSLVWDLGTLRPQERKTLKLEILPLEEGNIGSVASVVFSAKASAKSIVTRPKLEISQSSAATVLAGNQLGITITIANPGTGAATGVVLEENVPGNFAHPAGKELEFEVGTLKPGESRQLDLVLSAVSAGRVQNVLRARADGNLTAEHAVELEVVAPKLQVAMTGPKLRYLERPAKYTVSVSNPGTAPAHEIDVVTYLPKGLKFVEANNAGQYDSTRHAVFWNLQELPPAQTGTVELVALPIEAGDQRLRVEGSASKGLTAEDESTVRVEGLAAIFFEVADVADPIEVGKQTTYEIKVVNQGSKEAKNIQVAAALPQGLRAIAADGEVPGQVQGQQVVFQPIGRIDPKQTVRLQIQVQGTMPGDQRIRVQVRTDGIPDPITKEESTTVYTDQ, from the coding sequence ATGAAGAACATTTATTTACGTTTGGCCGTGATTGGTGGAGTGGTCGCCCTCGGTGCCACCGCAATCGGACAATCGATGATGGCATCTCGGGATCCAGATCCAGAGCCAATCGAGATTTCACAAATCCCCCCCGGCACCTCGCAGCAACAACTCGCCGCGTCGTTTCCTGATTCTCAGGTCGTGCTCGCGTCGAACGACACGCCCGCCGAAGAGAGTTCTGGCACTCCCACTCCGGCTAAGCCTCCAGTAACCACGCCAACACCTACGCCAGCGGCACGGTTCAGCATTTCGGACTCAGAAGAACCCGCCCAGCCTGCGCCCGCGGCAGCCAATCCAGCGGCTACCGGTGAAGGAAGTGCACCCCCGAGTCGATTCAGTCGATTCCTGGGGAACTCATCCGCGAATCCAGCCGCTTCCGATACGGCTGCGTCCGCTCCAGCGGCCGCGTCGACGACCACTGGTAGTCGGTTCAGCATTGGCGACAGCCCAACTCCTGCGGCCGGAAACCCTGCTGCTGAAGAAGGTACCAACCCAGCTGCCTCCTCGCCCCCAATGCCGCCTGGTCCGCAAAGCTTTGCGACTGACGCAGCAGCCCCAACGCCTGCGAATCCAGCCAGCATGTCGCCACCTCCCGTCCGTTTTCAAACCGGCGTCGCGGCCGCAGCCGAAAACGTAGCAGGACAAGTCCAAGACACCGCTAATACAATCGCCGCGGAAGCAAATGGCGCAGCCGAGGAGGCGTCCGCCGCAGTGCGTGGAGCCGTCGAGAATACGAACAACCGATTCTCTTCGATGGTGAACTCGGCAACCCAGTCAATTTCCGACCAGGCAGGCGCCGTGGCTGATTCGGTGAACGAACAACTTCCGCAAAGCGTTCCTGTGCAGCCTCGATTCAGCTCGAATGTCGGCGATGGTCAATCGCCCACGGCTGCTGATCCCATGTCGCCAACGCCTCCTAATCCGACACGATTTTCTGCAACGAATACCGCAACCAATACGCCGCAGCCAAGCGTCATGGGTTCAGCGGCTCCCCCTTCGTACGGACAAACTCGTGGCTTCTCGGCCTCTGCTTCTCCGCCTCCGGCGGCGATGGTCGAACAACCTCAGCCTACGTATCAAGAAACGCCGCAGCCACAGCCAACGCGGTTTTCGCAGCCCCCACAAATCGCTTCGCTGCCATCCGCAGCCGAAGGCGCCATGGTCTCGGCTCGGCCTGGTGATATTCATCTTGAAGGGGACCAACAGCCCAGCATCCGCTTAGAGAAAGTTGCCCCGCCGGAAGTTCAAGTCGGCAAGGTGACCACGTTTGAAGTGCATGTCGAAAACAACGGCCAGGTCGACGCATCGAATGTCATCATTCGCGACATGGTTCCAGCCGGAACGAAGCTGGTTTCCACCAGCCCTCAAGCTCAACAGGGAGCCGATGGCAGCCTGGTTTGGGATCTAGGCACCCTGAGACCGCAAGAACGCAAGACGTTGAAGCTGGAGATCCTTCCACTGGAAGAAGGTAACATCGGCAGCGTTGCGAGCGTCGTTTTCTCGGCCAAAGCTTCTGCCAAGTCGATCGTTACCCGGCCCAAACTGGAGATTTCGCAGTCAAGCGCAGCAACGGTGTTAGCCGGCAATCAGCTTGGAATCACGATCACCATTGCCAACCCTGGAACAGGCGCAGCCACCGGCGTTGTTCTCGAAGAAAACGTCCCAGGCAATTTCGCTCATCCGGCTGGCAAGGAACTGGAATTTGAAGTCGGCACGCTCAAGCCAGGCGAATCGCGTCAGCTTGATCTCGTGCTCAGTGCCGTCTCGGCGGGTCGTGTTCAGAACGTGCTGCGTGCGCGAGCCGATGGCAATCTCACGGCAGAACATGCCGTCGAGTTGGAAGTGGTCGCACCGAAGCTCCAAGTTGCTATGACCGGTCCTAAACTGCGATACCTGGAACGTCCAGCCAAGTACACCGTTTCGGTCAGCAACCCAGGCACCGCCCCGGCTCACGAGATCGACGTCGTTACTTATCTGCCCAAGGGCCTGAAGTTTGTCGAAGCCAACAACGCCGGTCAGTACGACTCGACGCGACATGCCGTCTTCTGGAATCTGCAAGAGCTACCTCCCGCACAGACAGGCACAGTCGAATTGGTTGCTTTACCAATCGAAGCCGGCGATCAACGACTCCGAGTTGAGGGTTCCGCGAGCAAGGGTCTGACGGCCGAAGACGAATCGACCGTTCGTGTCGAAGGACTCGCAGCGATCTTCTTCGAGGTCGCCGACGTCGCTGACCCGATTGAAGTTGGCAAGCAAACCACCTACGAAATCAAGGTCGTCAACCAAGGCTCGAAGGAAGCTAAGAACATCCAAGTGGCTGCCGCATTGCCCCAAGGTTTGCGTGCGATTGCCGCCGACGGCGAAGTCCCTGGTCAGGTCCAAGGTCAGCAGGTTGTCTTCCAACCCATCGGACGAATCGATCCGAAGCAGACGGTTCGCCTGCAAATTCAAGTTCAAGGGACCATGCCTGGCGATCAACGCATCCGCGTTCAGGTTCGCACCGATGGCATTCCCGATCCGATCACCAAGGAAGAAAGTACCACGGTCTACACCGATCAATAG
- a CDS encoding NHL repeat-containing protein, with amino-acid sequence MFEKPRAVAISPDDELFIVDMTARIQVFDLDGNFRRAWQIPEFYKGRPSGLSFDNNGNLLVADTHYNRMLVYTPDGKRLDEQTIGGVEGAQPGEFGFVTEAVQDSQGNYYISEYGQHDRVQKFDPDGNFLFQWGGHGSEPGQFIRPQNMVIDENDHIWIADACNHRIQVFDATGNEAKLIKIWGEQGSEPGKLGYPYDLVLDGKGHLYVVEYSNHRVQKFDLEGNSLGTWGSSGHDPGQLNSPWALILDRFGRIHVIDSENHRVQRIRL; translated from the coding sequence TTGTTTGAGAAACCACGGGCCGTCGCGATCAGCCCCGACGACGAACTGTTCATAGTCGATATGACAGCTCGCATCCAGGTCTTCGATCTCGATGGTAACTTCCGCCGAGCCTGGCAGATCCCTGAATTCTATAAAGGCCGCCCTTCGGGACTATCCTTCGACAACAACGGCAACCTCCTGGTTGCCGACACCCACTACAACCGCATGTTGGTCTACACGCCGGACGGCAAGCGACTCGATGAGCAAACGATTGGCGGCGTGGAAGGGGCCCAGCCTGGTGAGTTCGGCTTCGTTACCGAGGCCGTGCAGGACTCCCAGGGAAATTACTACATCAGCGAATATGGCCAGCACGACCGAGTGCAGAAATTCGATCCCGACGGCAATTTCCTCTTTCAATGGGGAGGCCACGGCAGCGAGCCTGGGCAGTTCATCCGCCCGCAGAACATGGTCATCGACGAGAACGACCACATTTGGATCGCCGATGCGTGTAACCATCGCATCCAGGTCTTCGACGCGACAGGCAACGAAGCTAAGCTCATCAAGATTTGGGGAGAGCAGGGAAGCGAGCCTGGCAAACTAGGTTACCCGTACGATCTGGTCCTTGATGGAAAGGGACATCTTTACGTCGTCGAGTACAGCAATCACCGCGTGCAGAAGTTCGACCTGGAAGGAAACAGCCTCGGCACGTGGGGAAGTTCCGGCCACGACCCTGGTCAACTCAATAGCCCCTGGGCTTTGATTCTGGATCGGTTTGGGCGGATTCACGTGATCGACTCCGAGAACCATCGAGTTCAGCGGATTCGGTTGTAG
- a CDS encoding ABC transporter ATP-binding protein, with the protein MLKISNLKKSFRLPTGERMPILDVPQFNVAAAEQMVIVGRSGCGKSTLLHLISGIGTPDSGTIAINGLDITRLSEEGRDRFRAEVMGYVFQTFNLLQGFTALENVILGMSFSRGKVDRERARDLLRRVGLDHRLNAYPRTMSVGEQQRVAVARALANRPKLLLADEPTANVDPSNQQSIVDLIRETCQEEGISLVMVTHAMEVAEQFQRIEPLEKLNMAVQANKAHA; encoded by the coding sequence ATGCTTAAGATCTCGAATTTGAAGAAGTCATTTCGGTTGCCTACCGGCGAACGAATGCCGATTCTGGACGTTCCTCAATTCAACGTCGCTGCTGCCGAACAGATGGTGATCGTCGGTCGCAGCGGATGCGGCAAATCGACCCTGCTCCACCTGATCTCGGGAATCGGTACGCCCGATTCCGGAACGATCGCCATCAATGGGCTCGACATAACGCGACTCTCCGAGGAAGGTCGTGATCGTTTCCGGGCCGAAGTGATGGGGTATGTTTTTCAGACATTCAACCTGCTGCAAGGTTTCACGGCCCTTGAGAACGTGATCCTGGGCATGTCTTTCTCTCGCGGGAAAGTCGATCGCGAACGCGCTCGCGACCTGCTCCGACGCGTTGGATTGGACCACCGCTTGAACGCCTATCCGCGTACGATGAGCGTGGGAGAGCAGCAGCGCGTCGCCGTGGCCCGTGCCTTGGCAAACCGACCGAAGCTTCTACTGGCGGACGAGCCGACGGCCAATGTCGACCCTTCCAATCAGCAGTCGATCGTCGACTTGATTCGAGAAACGTGCCAGGAAGAAGGGATCTCGCTGGTGATGGTTACCCATGCGATGGAAGTGGCCGAGCAGTTCCAGCGAATCGAACCTCTAGAGAAACTGAACATGGCAGTCCAAGCGAATAAGGCACACGCATGA
- a CDS encoding HEAT repeat domain-containing protein, which yields MNKKLETAMSARYLFVCVALLLCGTLTAAEPDAGKLIADLKAGGDTAYQAADELADAPADKAVPALTEALGSDDSELQRRAARTLAQFGKEAHTATPALAKLLDSPIAKVRAYAAYALGKIGNGSSKALPKLIELITDEDPTVRREALEALLEMDADPNVTLPIMVDVLEKADPAMVLPVLSEMAEKGEKAIPRLRKALQNEKAAYWACLVAAEMGPDAAPAVPELTAVLDNKDPEVRMHALIALGEIGPGAKPALPRVITALQSDEIPAVKYSAAFALAAMEDAQATEALQKAAEGDDAFLSLMSYYAVAKLNPQDKQKMTTAATFLVEAMKNENPNVRAAAARCLANLEAPPEIVQPIIADALQDADPRVVVNITDAIVKMGPQVLPKVIQGLKNDKLKWISVGIIRQWGEAAPEAVGPLADALASEDEQFRAEVLMALGAIGEKSAGAIEQIRPFLKSDSRTLKLDALYALGSIGAGAISTKGEIEPLLSSEDAFTQFAAAWSLAHIAPEDADVAAKAVPVLITHLTDNSQDYIPSEAAQALAMFGEKAKSALPELKKAAEGGNEAAAEAVKAISM from the coding sequence ATGAACAAGAAACTGGAGACGGCGATGAGTGCCCGTTATTTGTTTGTGTGTGTCGCGCTGTTGTTGTGCGGTACCCTCACTGCTGCCGAGCCGGATGCCGGTAAGCTGATCGCTGACCTGAAAGCCGGAGGTGACACGGCCTATCAGGCAGCCGATGAACTCGCTGATGCCCCTGCCGATAAGGCAGTTCCAGCTCTAACAGAAGCTCTAGGGAGTGACGACTCGGAGCTTCAACGCCGTGCGGCACGAACCCTCGCTCAGTTCGGCAAAGAAGCCCACACCGCCACGCCTGCTCTGGCCAAGCTCTTGGACAGCCCCATTGCCAAAGTCCGCGCCTACGCGGCCTACGCCCTGGGCAAAATCGGCAATGGGAGCAGCAAAGCGTTACCCAAGCTGATCGAATTGATCACCGACGAAGACCCAACCGTCCGTCGTGAAGCTTTGGAAGCCTTGCTCGAAATGGACGCCGACCCGAACGTTACCTTGCCGATCATGGTTGACGTTTTGGAGAAAGCCGATCCGGCAATGGTGCTCCCGGTTCTGAGCGAAATGGCGGAAAAAGGAGAGAAAGCCATTCCCCGCCTCCGCAAGGCTCTGCAAAACGAAAAGGCCGCCTACTGGGCTTGTCTCGTCGCCGCGGAAATGGGCCCGGATGCCGCTCCTGCCGTGCCCGAGCTTACTGCCGTGCTCGACAACAAGGACCCTGAGGTCCGCATGCATGCTCTGATCGCCTTGGGCGAAATCGGTCCTGGCGCCAAACCAGCCCTGCCCCGCGTCATTACGGCTCTTCAGTCGGATGAAATTCCAGCGGTGAAGTACTCGGCCGCATTCGCGCTGGCAGCAATGGAAGATGCTCAAGCGACGGAAGCATTGCAGAAGGCTGCCGAAGGGGATGACGCATTTCTGAGCCTGATGAGCTACTATGCCGTCGCCAAGCTGAACCCACAAGACAAGCAGAAAATGACCACGGCAGCCACCTTCCTGGTAGAAGCCATGAAGAACGAAAACCCGAACGTGCGAGCCGCTGCCGCTCGCTGCCTGGCGAACCTTGAAGCACCTCCTGAGATCGTTCAACCGATCATCGCCGACGCGCTGCAAGACGCCGACCCACGCGTGGTGGTGAACATCACGGACGCGATCGTGAAGATGGGCCCCCAGGTTTTGCCGAAAGTCATTCAAGGCTTGAAGAATGACAAACTGAAGTGGATCTCGGTCGGAATCATCCGCCAATGGGGCGAAGCGGCTCCCGAAGCGGTTGGTCCATTGGCGGATGCCTTGGCGAGCGAAGATGAACAATTCCGAGCTGAGGTCTTGATGGCGCTCGGTGCTATCGGTGAAAAGTCCGCTGGAGCCATCGAGCAGATCAGACCTTTCCTCAAGTCGGACTCGCGGACGCTAAAGCTCGACGCATTGTACGCATTGGGAAGTATCGGTGCGGGTGCTATTTCGACCAAGGGCGAGATCGAACCGCTGCTGTCAAGCGAAGATGCCTTCACGCAGTTCGCCGCAGCCTGGTCGCTGGCGCACATCGCACCGGAAGATGCGGATGTTGCCGCCAAGGCAGTTCCTGTATTGATCACGCATCTGACGGATAATTCGCAAGACTACATCCCGAGCGAAGCCGCTCAGGCACTGGCCATGTTTGGCGAAAAAGCCAAGTCGGCACTTCCCGAGTTGAAGAAGGCCGCCGAAGGTGGCAATGAAGCGGCCGCTGAGGCAGTCAAAGCGATTTCGATGTAA